GAATATAATAATAATAGATTTTAGAACTAATGAAAACTATCTTTCAGCTCATATTCCTGGTGCAGTAAATTTTTGGCGTAGCGATATAATAGATGTTGATCATGAATATCCAATGATGAAAGCTTCTGTGGAACAAATGGAGCAAGTATTAAGTGAAAAAGGAATAAGTAATGATGACATAATAATAATTTATAGTAATGGTAGGGGACCTGATGCACCTCGTATGTGGTGGGTTCTTAAAATATATGGTCATAAAGATATACGTATTTTAGATGGCGGAATAGAATATTGGCAAAATAATAATTTCCCTATTAGCCAAACAATAATGTCTCGTGAAAAAACAGAATATATAATTGATACTAATAATATTTCATACTCACTTTTAGCAGAACTTAGTGATGTTATAGAAGCAATTAAAGATGAGGATATAATTATTATAGATACACGTACAAGAGAAGAATATTTAGGACAAAGCGATATGGGTTCACGCTCTGGAAAAATTCCTGGTTCATATTTTCTAGAGTGGAGCGATGTATTAAATGATGATAATACTTTAAAAACAGCTGAAGAAATAAATGATATTTATTCAAATATTGGGGTTATACCGGAAAAAGAAATAATTAGTTACTGTCAATCGGGAGTACGTTCAGCTTATACAACTTTTGTATTATATGAATTACTTGGATATGAAAATGTCAAAAATTATGATGGTTCCTGGATCGAATGGAGCGCTAGGTTTGATTTACCTATTGAATATGCTAGTAAATAAAGATACTACTTTTAAAAAGAGGTAGAATATATTTATTAATTGAAAGGGGCATTAATTATGTTTAATAATATTTCAATAGAAATGAAAGAGAGAATGGCTTATCTAGAAAAAATTGATAAACAGGATAGAGAAGATGGTACTACACGCTTGAAAAGACTTAGGCAAATACCACCTGAAACAGGAAAATTCCTAGCTCTTATGGCTGCTAATTGTCCTGAAGGAGAGTTCGTTGAAATTGGAACAAGCGCTGGCTATTCCTCTTTGTGGATCTCTTTAGCCTGTATGGACAGGAATATAAAACTTAAGACATTTGAAATTTTGCCTGAAAAAGTAAAACTAGCTGAAGAGACATTGGCAAGTGCAGAAGTAGAAGAGTATATAGAACTTATTGCAGGTGATGCTCTTGAAAACTTAGAAGAAATTGACAATATTTCCTTTGCTTTTTTAGATGCAGAGAAAGAAGTTTATGAGCAATGTTATGACCTGATAGTTCCAAGATTAGCTCAAGGTGGTTTATTAATAGCTGATAATGCTATCAATCATTATGATAAACTAAAGAAAGTAATTAATAAAGCAGAAAATGATGAAAGAGTTGATGCAATGGTGGTACCTATTGGAAAAGGCGAACTTATTTGTAGGAAAGTATAATTTTACTTAATAGAAAGGAGAAATATGAGTTTAGAAGCTGTTATATTTGATTTAGATAATACTCTCAACAATAGGAGGCTTGCTTTTAGAAAATACACTAATAGTTTTATAGACAAATATATAATGATTGAAAATAATAGAAAAGAACTTATAGAGTATATTGAAAAAGCAGATGAGGATGGTTATAGAAGTAAGATAGAAATATATAATGAATTGCTTAGTAATTTGAAATGGAAAAAGAAAGCTAACTTAGATGAACTACTTGAATTTTGGAATAATCAATTTCCTAAATGCACAACTTTAATGGATGGATGCAATTGAAGTATTAGAAACTTTAAAGAAGAATGGAATGAAATTAGGAATGATAACAAATGGTTCTGTTAGAATGCAAAATGCTAAAATAGATGAAATTGGTGTAAGAAGCTTTTTTGAAACAATAATTGTTTCAGATGAAATTGGAATTAAAAAACCTGATATCAGGATATTTAATATGGTTTTGAAAAAGTTAAATGTTAATGCAAAAAATGCAATTTATATTGGCGATAATCCTTTCTGTGATATAAAAGGAGCAAGTAATGCTGGTCTTAATACTGCTTGGATGGAAGGATTTAGAGAATGGGATCTCGATGGTATAAAGCCTGATTATAAGATCAATCATTTAAAGGAATTATTAAGTATTATTTAGAACTTGAGGTGAAGAAAAAATGGGAATAGAAAATAAAAATCTACTTAATATAAAACTCGAAAGTAAAAGACTAATATTAGTACCAATCTCTATGGAATATAAAGATAATATATTTAAAGAATTTTCTAAAGAAATAACTACTTATATGTATCCTGCACCAGCTAAAGAAATTTCTGAAACAGAATTATTTATAATAAATTCCATAAAAAGCTTAAAAGGTGGCAGTAATCTACAATTGGTGATTTTAAAAAAAGATACCCTGGAGTTCTTAGGATGTGCAGGTCTTCATAATATCAATACAAAGACACCCGAGTTTGGAATCTGGTTAAAAAAATCTGCTCATGGAATGGGATATGGAATAGAAGCTATTACTGAACTTAAGAAATGGGCAGATAAAAATATAGATTATAAATATATTCTATATCCTGTAGCTGAAAAAAATATAGCTAGCCGGAAAATACCAGAATCACTTGGAGGTAAAATAGAAAAAGAATATGATGAAACAGGTTTAGGAGGAAATTCATATCACTGTATAGAATACAGGATATACAAATAGTTAGTTTATACATTGCTATATATATGGCAGTACAATTTTCAACAGTAGATACTGAATGATCTAGTATAGCTAATTAGAGGTAAACTTGCTTATAAATCTTATTATCAAAAAACAAGAGGGGCTTTACTTATAGAGCAAAGAGATGGAGGTTTTTATAATAGTGAAAAATTATTTTCTAACTGATTTAGATGGGACTTTATTAAGAAATGATGCATCACTTTCAAAATATACTATTGATGTAATTTCAACTGCAATTGAAAATGATTTTGTTATTAGTTTCGCTACTGCTCGTGGTTATGTTTCCTCAAATAAGGTTGCTTCAGCTATTCTCTGGAAATATCCACTGGTACTATATAATGGTGCATTAATATATGATCCAATTAAAAAAACAATGATAGATGGATACTGGCTTGATTCTGAAATAGTTAATAATATAATAGAAATAGGTAAAACAATTAATTTAACTCCAATGTTATTTTGTCTTGATCTTGATAACAGAGAACGGGTATTACATGAAAAATTAGTGAAGTTTGGATATAAAGAGTTTTATAAAAGTCGTCCAAATGACAAGAGATTTAAAGAAATTGAGAAATTAATCAGCACTGATCAATATAGAACCTTGATAATTACTTATATAGGATTATTTGATGAACTTGAGCCCTTAAAGAAAAAGATAAAAGAAATTTTTACTGATCAAGTACATATCCACTTTATGAGAGATAATTATATTAAAGATCATTATTTTCTGGAAATCACTCATCCAAAATCAAACAAAGAAGAGGGTATTAAATTGTGGTCTGAGTTAATTGCTTGTAATACTAAAGATATAACTGTCTTTGGCGACAATTTAAATGATTTAGCTATGTTTTACCAGGCAGGCAAAAGTATTGCAGTTGAAAATGCCCAACTACAAGTATTAGAACTTGCAGATGAGATTATAGATTCAAATGAAAATGATGGTGTAGCACAATATATAAATAAAATATTAAATCTTAATATATAAAATTAAATAAATACATATTTTACCAACTAATCACTTATTTTTTTGTACATATATTCATTTATATTGTCAAATACTTTCTTAGCTTCTTTCGACTTGATGCTATGGTATATTTTCTCGATATATTGTCGTTTTTTAACTATGATAAAACTTTCTTTAAAATTCAAGTTATAAATCCAACCCATTTGTACTATTTTAAAATCATCTATTGTTTTAAGACTTGAATATTTTACAGTTTTTTCTTCAAGGATAAGTTGAAGTATTTCTGGACTTATAATACCTTCTTCTGTAAGATTAAGATTAATTTTATCATTATTCTCCTGTCTGTGATATCTTTCAGCAAAAATATTCCAGATATCTAGTTTGTCAGCATCCCGAATAAGTTTAGAAAACAAGAGTTCTTCTTCAGATAAATTTTCAGGTATATCTATTTTATTATGATGGAGAATTGCTTGATAAATAATATTCTGTGATCCTTTATTAAGATTATGAAAAATATTTTTTTCTTTTAAGATTTCCACAGATAATTCAGCATGATTAATTGATATACTGTCAGAAAAAGTTTTGTATTTTTTGTATTGCTCAAATCTGCCTAAATCATGAAATAGGCCAATAACATTTGCAATCACTATTTCTTTTTCTGCTAATCCAATATTATTAGCCAGCTTGTTTATATTTTCATATACCCTATAACTATGGTGATATTTTAAATCTATTGCTTTTTGATCATCTTCATTGTTGTAAAATCTCTTAGTATAATTATCAAAATAAGATTTTAGTTCATTAAATTTTTTCTGATCTAACATGTGATAATCTCCCTTTTAAATATTATATGAAATAAATACTAATCTTTTAATTATTATTATAAAGACATATGAAGGAAGATGCAAATTAAATTATAGCTTAAATTACATATTAAGATTAATTGGTTTCTTCATATTATTTAATATTAAATACATAATTTCTTACCGATAAAAATATTTAAACTATATTATGATTTTTATGAAAGGAGAAATATATAATGGCAACCTGAATAGCTCATTTACGTATTGCAGAAAAATTATTAAAAAATATAATTATTTGGATCTACTACTATGATTTTAATTAAGACCGTTTAGTAAAATTGGACTGTGAGTAATTTTCTGTATTTCAATGAATAAATATATTGTTTTTGGAGGATAGATATGAAAATAGGTATAATAAGACATTTTAAAGTCGTTGATAGTAGTAAATTTCTAATGACTTCAAATGAGTTCAAGGAATGGATAAAAAAATATGATGAATTTGATATAAAACACAATACAATTTGTAATTTCAATCCTAAAGAATGGGGAGTATGTTACACCAGTACTTTGTCAAGGGCTTATAAGACAGCTGATAATATTTACAAAGGTAAAATTATAAAAACAGATTTACTTAACGAAGTAGCTATTGCACCGTTTACTAAGAACAATATAATCTTAACAAATCATTTATGGCTTTCTATAGGACGAGTCTTATTTAAATTATATATTTTTGAATATTAAGTATAATTTATCTGCTTTGTATGGAAATAAAGGTATCTTTAATTAAAATATATGTCTTATAATCCTTAAGTTAGTGTAATTTAAAAATCGTAAGCCCAAACTAATATCATACGGTGATCATGACCTTGCCTTTATAAAGAAACTGTCTAAGAAATGGTGTGATGAAAGCGATAATCATCAACTTCCAGTTATTAAAAATGCCCATCACATTGCCAATCAAGATAATTCAAACGAATTTAATGATGCAATAATATTTTTTTGGAAAAAATTTTAAAAAAAGAAGGAATTTTATTAGGTATAGCGAATAGTATAAATATAATGAAATTTTCTAAAATTTGTAAATTTTATGATGTTTGATTATACAAAAATTCTAAACAAATAAATTATTTTTACACTTCATGAACTTCCGCAATCTTTATTAAACCCACACAAAATTATAAATAAAACTTTGTTAATATCATACCTTCATATATCATTTACTTTCGGAATCTAAGATTATAACTTTTAAGTAAATTTAAAAATCTCTTTGCAAACAAAAAACAATCCTTTAAGTAAATATTCTTGATCACGATGGAGTTAATATTTTAACTTATAATTCTATATTTTCTTAAGAAGAATAAAGGAGGGTGTTATCAAAAGAATAATTTATAAGTATAATCTTGGGAGGGGAAATAATGAGAGGAAAAATGCTTTTTATTTTAATTGTGATTTTTATTATGCTTATAACTATAAATATCGTAATCTCAGCAGAAATTATTATTCAAGAATATGAAGCAGGTCAATTATTAAGAAGAAGTAACTTTGTAGACGGTAAAGGTTTTCCGTGGCATACCTTTGTTTCTTGTCGATGCGGTTCTTGTCGATACGGACCAGATTATTTTGTTTCTTTTGATTTCTTTGCTATAGAAAATAGATTTAGATCTGATTGTGACCTTTATTTTAGGCATAGTAATCTTACTCTTGAAGAAGGTCATACCTATACAGTAAGATTTACAGTAGAAGCAGAGTCTGATTTAACAATATACCCTAGAATTGGAAAACAAAGTCCGCCATTCTATGATTATTGGAATCCTGGAGGTATTGAACTTAAAGAAAATGAAATTGTAACAATTGAAAACAACTTTGTAGCAGAAAAAACTTATGAAAATGTTGAGTTTTCTTTTAGAATATCTACTGGTAGAAGAATTAAATTTTATGAATTGAGTCTTTATAACCCAGAATTTCCAGGTTATCAAGCTAAAACAAAACCTTTAAAAAGAGACATAAGAGTAAATCAAATAGGATATTTCACTAATGGAATTAAGAGAGCTACTTTAAACGCAATGGAAACACATCCTGTTAATTGGTGGCTAAAAAATGAAAATGGTGTTAGAGTTACAAATGGTATAAGCGAAGTATTTGGATACGATTGTCAATCTAATGAACATATACATATTATTGATTTTAGTTTTTACAATCTAGAAGGAGAAAATTATGTATTGTATGCAGATAGTAAACCGGTTTATAATGAGAAATCACTTGTAGAAAGTTATCCATTTACAATCAGTAATGATATTTACGATCAATTAACATATGATGCCTTAAAATATTTTTATTATCATAGAAGTGGTATTCCAATTGAAATGCCTTATGCTGAAAATCCTCAATTTGAACGCCCTGCATCAAATTTACCTGATTTGTTAGAAATTTGTACAAATACAAGAGATTCTTGGTCTTATCACGAAGAATTTACTGTTGATGCTACAGGCGGTTGGTATGAAATTGGAAATAATGCTAAGCATCCTAGATATGGAGCTATAAGCGCATGGATTCTTATGAATATGTATGAAAGAATGTTGTATAAAGAAAACTCTGTTGATTTAATTAGTGACAATACTATGAATATTCCGGAAAGTGGAGATGGTATTCCAGATATTTTAAATGAAGTTCGCTGGCAAATGGAAGCACTTATGAGTATGCAAGTACCTGAAGGTTATGATCGAGAAGGTATGGTTTTTTTTAGTGGAAGTGATGACATTTGGACTGGACTCGCCATATATCCACATGAGGCTGAATTAATTACTAATCGTATTCTTAAACCTCCAACTACAGATGTTACTCTGTACTTTGCTGCAACTGCAGCAATGGCCTCTAGATTATGGCAAGATTATGATTCGGTTTTTGCTAATGAATTGCTGCAGGCAGCTGAAAAGGCATGGTTAGCAAGTTCTGTAAATCCCATAATTTTTGCACCATATTATATTTATGAGCCAGAGCATTTTCATTATGGTTATTGTTATTGGGCAGCAGCTGAATTATTTCTAACGACAGGAAAAGAAGAGTATAAAAACTTTGTCCAAAACTCCTGGTATTATTTACGTGCCTCGAATAGAATAGGTACTAAAGAATATGTATATGGTTTGTTCAACCCAAGGGATGTATCGGCATTAGGAACAATAAGTTTGGTGCTTGTACCAAATGGTCTTCCAGAAGAAGATATTTTAAAAGCAAGAGAAAATATAATTTATTCTGCGGATTATTCTATTTATATTCAAGAAGAACAAGGCTACGACCCATTAATTAGAACAACTCTTATTGGTTTTAGTTATAATAATCTGGGAGATTGGGTAGACGGATATCCATTTTATTCAAATTTATATGCTCTTAACTTAGCTTTACTTCAAGCCTATGCTTATGATTTTACTGATGATGATAAATACTTAAATTCCATAATAAAAGGCTTTGATTATATTTTAGGTCGTAATGCTATGGAAAAAGTATATGTAACGTCTTATGGTAGTAATTTTGTAGAAAATCCTTATCATAATATATTTTCTAATCAATTAGATTCATCTTTTCCAAAACCACCGCCTGGAATACTTGTGAGTGGACCAAGTTCTAAATTGTATGAATATCATAGTTATTTTAGATTCCAAGATGAAATCCCGGCACAGAGAAGATATCTAGACTATATCGAAGCTAGAACGAATAATACTTGTTCTACTATTTTAAATGCTACTCTTGCCTGGGTAAGTTCTTATCTGTCTTTAAATGGTAATAACGAAATTGATCGAGTAATACCTGGTGATGTAAATGGAGATGGAGTTGTAAATTCTATTGATGCTACAATCCTTGGTAGATATATTTTAACTATGATTGATGAATTTCCAATTGAAAATGGATTTCAAGCAGCTGATATAAATAATGATGGTGTTATTAATTCTCTTGATTATAATTTAATCATGCAAGTAATTTTTAATAGGGATATTTAAGGTATTATTTATCGATTATTAACCCCATTCATACTTCAGTATTTTTCTATTGAATATGAGTGGGATAAAAAATAATAATAAGTAATCTAAGGGGGTAAAAAAATGACGACAAAAATATTAATTCTTTTTCTTGTTTTTGTATTTGTAGTTTCAGGTACGATATTTGCTGAGTTTATAGTAGAGGAATATGAACCTGGACAATTATTAAAAAGAACTAGTTTTGAAGATGGCATAGGATATCCATGGCATGTACACGAGAATCCACCAGCTTGGTTAGATTTTAGATTAGAAGATGGTGTCTATGTTGTAGTAATTATAGACCCAAATGGTGCTGATGGTGAAATATGGGATCTTCAGTTTCGTTATAGGGATAATCTTTCTCTACAATCAGGACATACTTATGAAGTATCATTTACTGTAGAAGCAGATAGAGACATGGAGATATATCCTAAAATTGGTGACCAATATTATCCTTACTTTGAAGATTGGAATCCAAATCAAAATTGGGAAAGAATAAATCTTCAGGCAAATCAGCTTTATACACATAATGAAACATTTACAGCTACGAGAACTGTAAATCTCATAGAATTTGCGTTTTATTTAGCTAGTGCACCAGCAGGGACTACAATTAAATTTCATGAAATAAGTTTATTTGACCCAGATTTTCCTGGACATCCACCTAAAACAAGACCGTATTATAGAGATATTCGTGTAAATCAGTTGGGATATATGATAAATAATAGAAAAAGAGCAACTTTGAATGTTAAAGAAGAACAAGCTAATACAGCAGTTAATTGGTGGTTAGAAAATGAATATGGAATTGAACTTGCACGTGGAAAGACTGAACCATTTGGATATGATAATGATTCTGGTGATTATGTGCATATAATTGATTTTTCACACATTGAAATTTATGGAAGCAATTACAAATTGTATGCAGATAGTGAACCTGTATATGGAGAAAATTCATTAGTAGAAAGTTATCCATTTGATATTGCTAATGATATCTATGACAATTTAGTATATGATTCATTAAAGTATTACTACTATAACAGAAGTGGTATTCCAATTGAAATGCCTTATGCAGAATCACCAGAATATACGCGCCCAGCAGGACATTTACCTGATATTATGACCACTAGTAAAACTGAAACTGGACATTGGGCTTATAATGTGGACTTAGAAGTAGACGTAAGTGGTGGTTGGTACACAACTGGTGACCACGGTAAATATCTTGCTTATGGCGGAACTAGTGTATGGAAATTAATGAATATGTATGAACGACTATTATATAGCAATGACTCTGAAGAGATATTTGCTGATGACACTATGAATATCCCAGAAAGTAAAGATGGCGTGCCAGATATTTTAAATGAAACTCGCTGGCAAATAGAAGCACTACTTAAAATGCAAGTTCCTGATGGTTATGAGCGAGCAGGGATGGCTTTTCATAGAGGACAGGATGAGATATGGACTGGATTAGTTATATATCCTCATGAAGCAGAAACAATTGCAGAAAGAGTACTTCGACCTCCAACAACTGTTGCTACACTAAATTTAGCAGCTATAACTGCTCTTGCCTCTCGACTTTGGGAAGATTATGATCCTGCTTTTGCTAAGAGATGTTTAAAGGCTGCTGAAAGAGCATGGCAAGCAGCAAATGATAACCCTGAAATATTTCCACCTACTGATTTTTTGGGTCCTACCCCAGATGATGTACAGGACGAATTTTACTGGGCTGCTGCTGAATTATTTATAAGTACAGGCAAAGATAAATATAGAGATTTTATACAAAACTCAGAGTATTATCTTTTAGTTCCTAATTATACGGAAAGACATTATGAGACTTATTTTGGTGAATTTACTAATGAAAATGTTCAGGCCTTAGGTACTTTAAGTCTTGCTCTAGTACCTAATAATCTTCCTGATTGTGATATTTATGAGGCTAGACAAAATATTATAGAAGCTGCAAATTATTCTATTAATATTCAAAAGGAACAAGGATATGGACCACTAATTAAGTCGATGGAGCAATATGTACTTGGTCATAGTATTGATGGATACCCATGGGGGTCAAATTCCCATATTTTGAATTCTGCTATAATTCAAGCTTATGCTTATGACTATACAGGAGATGAAATATATCTTAACTCAATTATTGAAGCATTTGATTATATAATGGGACGTAATCCAATGGAAATGGCATATGTTACAGGATATGGAAAGCATCACACAAAAAATCCATATCATCCTGTATATGCATATTCTCTAGATACATCATTTCCGAAAGCTCCTGCTGGAATTCTTGCTAGTGGCCCAAATTCTGCTGTACAGGATCCTTTAGTAAGAGGATCAGGTATGGTGCTAGGTGAAATTCCAGCACAAAAAACATATATTGACCATATAGAATCCTGGTCAACAAATGAATCTTGCATAATATACAATGCTCCTCTAGCCTGGGTAAGTTCATATCTTTCTTTACGTGCAACTAGTGATTATATAATACCTGGTGATGTTAATGGAGATGGTGTTGTAAATTCTATTGATGCTACAATACTTGGTAGATATATTTTAACTATGATAGATGAATTTCCAATTGAAAATGGATTTCAAGCAGCTGATATAAATAATGATGGTGTTATTAATTCTCTTGATTATAATTTAATCATGCAATTAATTTTTAATAGCGATATATAAGTATAATTTATCGATTATTAACCCCATTCATACTTCAGTATTTTTTATTTATTATGAGTGGGGTAAAAAATAATAATAAGGAATCTAAGGGGGTAAAAAATGAAGATAAAAATATTAATTCTTTTTCTTGTTTTTGTATTTGTAGTTTCAGGTACGATATTTGCTGAGTTTATAGTAGAGGAATATGAACCTGGACAATTATTAAAAAGAACTAGTTTTGAAGATGGCATAGGATATCCATGGCATGTACACGAGAATCCACCAGCTTGGTTAGATTTTAGATTAGAAGATGGTGTCTATGTTGTAGTAATTATAGACCCAAATGGTGCTGATGGTGAAATATGGGATCTTCAGTTTCGTTATAGGGATAATCTTTCTCTACAATCAGGACATACTTATGAAGTATCATTTACTGTAGAAGCAGATAGAGACATGGAGATATATCCTAAAATTGGTGACCAATATTATCCTTACTTTGAAGATTGGAATCCAAATCAAAATTGGGAAAGAATAAATCTTCAGGCAAATCAGCTTTATACACATAATGAAACATTTACAGCTACGAGAACTGTAAATCTCATAGAATTTGCATTTTATTTAGCTGATGCACCAGCAGGGACTACAATTAAATTTCATGAAATAAGTCTATATGACCCAGAGTTTACTGGACATCCACCTAAAACAAGACCATATTATAGAGATATTCGTACAAATCAATTGGGGTATATAATAAAAGATCCATTTGATTATCGGAATACACCAAAACGAGCAACTTTAAATGTTAAAGAAGAACAAGCTAATACTGCAGTTAACTGGTGGCTAGAAAATGAATCTGGAATTGAACTTGCACGTGGAAAGACAGAACCATTTGGATATGATAAAGATTCTGGTGATTATGTGCATATAATTGATTTTTCACACATTGAACATTATGGAAGGAATTACAAATTGTATGCAGGTAGTAAACCTGTATATGGAGAAAATTCATTAGTAGAAAGTTATCCATTTGATATTGCTAATGATATCTATGACAATTTAGTATATGATTCATTAAAGTATTACTACTATAACAGAAGTGGTATTCCAATTGAAATGCCTTATACAGAATCACCAGAATATTCGCGCCCAGCAGGACATTATCCTGATATTATGACCACTAGTAAAAATGAAAGTGGAAGTTGGGCTTATAATATAAACCTAGAAGTAGATGTAACTGGTGGTTGGTACACAACTGGTGACCACGGTAAATATCTAGCTTATGCTGGAACTAGTGTATGGACTTTAATGAATATGTATGAACGGCTTTTATATAGCAATGATTCAGAAGAGATATTTGCTGATGACACAATGAATATTCCAGAAAGTAAAGATGGTGTGCCAGATATTTTAAATGAAACGCGTTGGCAAATAGAAGCTCTACTTGAAATGCAAGTTCCTGAAGGCTATGAGCGAGCAGGGATGGCTTTTCATAGAGGACAGGATGAAAGATGGACTGGATTAGCTATATATCCACATGAGTCAGAAGAAGAAAGAGTCCTTCGACCTCCAACAACTGTTGCTACACTAAATTTAGCAGCTATAACTGCTCTTGCCTCTCGACTTTGGGAAGATTATGATCCTGCTTTTGCTAAGAGATGTTTAAAGGCTGCTGAAAGAGCATGGCAAGCAGCAAATGATAACCCTGAAATATTTCCACCTACTGATTTTTTGGGTCCTACCCCAGATGATGTACAGGACGAATTTTACTGGGCTGCTGCTGAATTATTTATAAGTACAGGCAAAGATAAATATAGAGATTTTATACAAAACTCAGAGTATTATCTTTTAGTTCCTAATTATACGGAAAGACATTATGAGACTTATTTTGGTGAATTTACTAATGA
This genomic interval from Halanaerobiaceae bacterium ANBcell28 contains the following:
- a CDS encoding Cof-type HAD-IIB family hydrolase, with amino-acid sequence MKNYFLTDLDGTLLRNDASLSKYTIDVISTAIENDFVISFATARGYVSSNKVASAILWKYPLVLYNGALIYDPIKKTMIDGYWLDSEIVNNIIEIGKTINLTPMLFCLDLDNRERVLHEKLVKFGYKEFYKSRPNDKRFKEIEKLISTDQYRTLIITYIGLFDELEPLKKKIKEIFTDQVHIHFMRDNYIKDHYFLEITHPKSNKEEGIKLWSELIACNTKDITVFGDNLNDLAMFYQAGKSIAVENAQLQVLELADEIIDSNENDGVAQYINKILNLNI
- a CDS encoding O-methyltransferase, producing MFNNISIEMKERMAYLEKIDKQDREDGTTRLKRLRQIPPETGKFLALMAANCPEGEFVEIGTSAGYSSLWISLACMDRNIKLKTFEILPEKVKLAEETLASAEVEEYIELIAGDALENLEEIDNISFAFLDAEKEVYEQCYDLIVPRLAQGGLLIADNAINHYDKLKKVINKAENDERVDAMVVPIGKGELICRKV
- a CDS encoding sulfurtransferase, whose amino-acid sequence is MNILRKYLFMLVLVFLLTTSLLSLAFQGKVFENYINIEDRGYINTDSLISPTELQRILNDENIIIIDFRTNENYLSAHIPGAVNFWRSDIIDVDHEYPMMKASVEQMEQVLSEKGISNDDIIIIYSNGRGPDAPRMWWVLKIYGHKDIRILDGGIEYWQNNNFPISQTIMSREKTEYIIDTNNISYSLLAELSDVIEAIKDEDIIIIDTRTREEYLGQSDMGSRSGKIPGSYFLEWSDVLNDDNTLKTAEEINDIYSNIGVIPEKEIISYCQSGVRSAYTTFVLYELLGYENVKNYDGSWIEWSARFDLPIEYASK
- a CDS encoding HD domain-containing protein, coding for MLDQKKFNELKSYFDNYTKRFYNNEDDQKAIDLKYHHSYRVYENINKLANNIGLAEKEIVIANVIGLFHDLGRFEQYKKYKTFSDSISINHAELSVEILKEKNIFHNLNKGSQNIIYQAILHHNKIDIPENLSEEELLFSKLIRDADKLDIWNIFAERYHRQENNDKINLNLTEEGIISPEILQLILEEKTVKYSSLKTIDDFKIVQMGWIYNLNFKESFIIVKKRQYIEKIYHSIKSKEAKKVFDNINEYMYKKISD
- a CDS encoding GNAT family N-acetyltransferase codes for the protein MGIENKNLLNIKLESKRLILVPISMEYKDNIFKEFSKEITTYMYPAPAKEISETELFIINSIKSLKGGSNLQLVILKKDTLEFLGCAGLHNINTKTPEFGIWLKKSAHGMGYGIEAITELKKWADKNIDYKYILYPVAEKNIASRKIPESLGGKIEKEYDETGLGGNSYHCIEYRIYK
- a CDS encoding glycoside hydrolase family 9 protein, with product MRGKMLFILIVIFIMLITINIVISAEIIIQEYEAGQLLRRSNFVDGKGFPWHTFVSCRCGSCRYGPDYFVSFDFFAIENRFRSDCDLYFRHSNLTLEEGHTYTVRFTVEAESDLTIYPRIGKQSPPFYDYWNPGGIELKENEIVTIENNFVAEKTYENVEFSFRISTGRRIKFYELSLYNPEFPGYQAKTKPLKRDIRVNQIGYFTNGIKRATLNAMETHPVNWWLKNENGVRVTNGISEVFGYDCQSNEHIHIIDFSFYNLEGENYVLYADSKPVYNEKSLVESYPFTISNDIYDQLTYDALKYFYYHRSGIPIEMPYAENPQFERPASNLPDLLEICTNTRDSWSYHEEFTVDATGGWYEIGNNAKHPRYGAISAWILMNMYERMLYKENSVDLISDNTMNIPESGDGIPDILNEVRWQMEALMSMQVPEGYDREGMVFFSGSDDIWTGLAIYPHEAELITNRILKPPTTDVTLYFAATAAMASRLWQDYDSVFANELLQAAEKAWLASSVNPIIFAPYYIYEPEHFHYGYCYWAAAELFLTTGKEEYKNFVQNSWYYLRASNRIGTKEYVYGLFNPRDVSALGTISLVLVPNGLPEEDILKARENIIYSADYSIYIQEEQGYDPLIRTTLIGFSYNNLGDWVDGYPFYSNLYALNLALLQAYAYDFTDDDKYLNSIIKGFDYILGRNAMEKVYVTSYGSNFVENPYHNIFSNQLDSSFPKPPPGILVSGPSSKLYEYHSYFRFQDEIPAQRRYLDYIEARTNNTCSTILNATLAWVSSYLSLNGNNEIDRVIPGDVNGDGVVNSIDATILGRYILTMIDEFPIENGFQAADINNDGVINSLDYNLIMQVIFNRDI
- a CDS encoding HAD-IA family hydrolase codes for the protein MKLGMITNGSVRMQNAKIDEIGVRSFFETIIVSDEIGIKKPDIRIFNMVLKKLNVNAKNAIYIGDNPFCDIKGASNAGLNTAWMEGFREWDLDGIKPDYKINHLKELLSII